In Candidatus Hydrogenedentota bacterium, the following are encoded in one genomic region:
- a CDS encoding NUDIX hydrolase — translation MPSFTYEYPRPALTVDAVVFGLDEEDLRVLLIQRDIEPFEGRWALPGGFVRMDESLEEAVTRELEEETGLRNVYLEQVAAFGAPNRDPRGRVVTIAFYALVKLSDHRVRAATDARNAAWFPVGETPRLAFDHQEILEAARNRLRSRVQRQPVGFELLPEKFALRELQHLYEVILGRKLDKRNFRKKIQKLDILEPLDEIEKDVSHRAAQLFRFAPRKYQRMQRRGVNFQI, via the coding sequence GTGCCGTCTTTCACCTATGAATATCCGCGGCCCGCGCTGACGGTTGACGCGGTCGTTTTCGGGTTGGATGAGGAGGACCTTCGGGTTCTGCTGATTCAGCGGGACATCGAGCCGTTTGAGGGGCGTTGGGCGTTGCCGGGTGGGTTTGTGCGGATGGACGAGTCGCTGGAGGAAGCGGTGACGCGTGAACTGGAGGAGGAAACCGGGCTCAGGAATGTGTATCTGGAGCAGGTTGCCGCGTTTGGCGCCCCCAACCGCGATCCGCGCGGCCGGGTCGTCACGATTGCCTTTTATGCGCTGGTGAAGCTCTCGGATCACCGCGTGCGGGCAGCCACGGATGCGCGCAATGCGGCGTGGTTTCCGGTGGGTGAGACGCCCCGCCTGGCCTTCGATCACCAGGAAATTCTTGAAGCCGCCCGCAATCGCCTGCGAAGCCGGGTCCAGCGTCAGCCGGTCGGCTTTGAGTTGCTTCCGGAGAAGTTTGCATTGCGCGAGCTCCAACACCTGTACGAGGTCATCCTGGGCCGGAAACTCGACAAGCGCAACTTCAGGAAGAAGATTCAGAAGCTGGACATCCTGGAGCCGCTGGACGAGATAGAGAAGGATGTATCGCACCGGGCGGCCCAGCTGTTTCGTTTCGCACCGCGCAAGTACCAGCGCATGCAGCGGCGCGGTGTGAATTTTCAAATATAG
- a CDS encoding polysaccharide deacetylase family protein encodes MRPSLVLAAAAGVSLLLPSFAEPNFADRLGYPPGARVLIINSDDIGMSYASTQGSIEGIEAGIVTSVTAMMPCPWVPMFANYLKTNPDVCTGLHLTLCSEWDDYRFMPVAGKSAVPGLADEMGCLWDNNRLLGENATADEVEMEIRAQIDRAETMGIKISHMDSHMWSVFSKPAFLERYVKVAIEKKIPIRIVGGPVKGFTYAADPKFVEICAPHIEALWEAGLPVLDDMHAASYNWDTTDKTEQFVDAIRNLKPGVTEFVVHLTKPDDVIGKITGGRTHLYGDYAALTNPRILEVIEEEGVILISWTDLMKKRQDVK; translated from the coding sequence ATGCGCCCTTCGCTTGTCCTGGCCGCCGCCGCTGGCGTGTCCCTTCTCCTCCCCTCGTTTGCGGAGCCGAACTTTGCCGATCGGCTGGGCTACCCGCCGGGCGCGCGGGTTCTGATCATTAACAGCGACGATATCGGGATGTCGTATGCGTCGACCCAGGGATCCATCGAGGGGATCGAGGCGGGGATTGTGACGTCGGTCACGGCGATGATGCCGTGCCCGTGGGTGCCCATGTTCGCCAACTACCTCAAGACGAACCCGGATGTCTGCACCGGTCTCCACCTGACGCTGTGTTCTGAGTGGGACGACTACCGCTTCATGCCCGTGGCGGGCAAGAGCGCGGTTCCCGGGCTCGCGGACGAGATGGGCTGTCTGTGGGACAACAACAGGCTCCTGGGCGAAAACGCCACGGCGGACGAGGTGGAAATGGAAATCCGCGCGCAAATCGACCGGGCGGAGACGATGGGCATCAAAATCTCCCACATGGACTCCCATATGTGGTCCGTCTTTTCGAAGCCGGCGTTTCTGGAGCGCTATGTGAAAGTGGCCATCGAGAAGAAGATCCCGATCCGCATCGTGGGCGGGCCCGTGAAGGGTTTCACCTACGCGGCGGACCCGAAGTTCGTGGAGATCTGCGCGCCGCATATCGAGGCCCTCTGGGAGGCGGGCCTGCCCGTGCTCGACGATATGCACGCGGCCAGCTACAACTGGGACACAACGGACAAGACCGAGCAGTTCGTCGATGCGATTCGCAATCTGAAGCCGGGCGTGACGGAATTCGTCGTGCACCTGACCAAGCCCGACGATGTGATCGGCAAGATAACGGGCGGGCGCACCCACCTGTACGGTGACTACGCCGCCCTGACGAACCCGAGAATTCTGGAGGTCATCGAGGAGGAAGGGGTCATCCTCATTTCCTGGACCGACCTGATGAAGAAGCGCCAGGATGTGAAGTAG
- a CDS encoding quinone oxidoreductase, translating to MKSVIVQEFGGPEVLSVEEVPVPAPGSGEVLIRVHAAGVNYADIMQRDGLYPGGPKPPYGAGFEVAGVVESVGEGVTQWQAGDPVMAFCAAGYSEFAVAKAWQVMPKPEQLTHAQAAAVPCQYLTAYHALLTLGGLTGQQTVLIQAAAGGLGTQLVQIARNTGATVIGTASTPEKCALIESLGCQHAINYTEEDFAAAVQRITGGQGCDLVIESVGGAVFDKSLKCLKPRGMLVTLGVASKEPPTVNAVQLLANNWIVAGFHLMAYTADAPAMACAIRDLHTWLMDAKLDIIVGHEFPLADAASAHRQISARQTSGKVVLIP from the coding sequence ATGAAGAGCGTTATCGTACAGGAATTCGGTGGGCCCGAGGTTTTGTCCGTGGAGGAGGTTCCGGTCCCGGCGCCGGGTTCCGGCGAGGTGCTGATCCGGGTGCACGCCGCCGGGGTCAACTACGCCGATATCATGCAGCGCGATGGCCTCTATCCCGGTGGCCCGAAGCCGCCCTATGGCGCGGGTTTCGAGGTCGCCGGCGTGGTGGAGAGCGTGGGGGAGGGCGTGACCCAGTGGCAGGCGGGCGACCCCGTGATGGCCTTCTGCGCCGCGGGCTACAGCGAGTTCGCCGTCGCCAAGGCCTGGCAGGTCATGCCGAAGCCCGAACAGCTTACCCACGCGCAGGCCGCCGCCGTCCCCTGCCAGTACCTTACCGCCTATCACGCCCTCCTCACCCTCGGGGGCCTCACCGGGCAGCAGACCGTGCTCATCCAGGCGGCCGCCGGCGGCCTGGGCACGCAGCTCGTCCAGATCGCGCGCAACACCGGCGCCACCGTCATCGGCACGGCCAGCACCCCGGAAAAATGCGCCCTGATCGAGTCGCTCGGCTGCCAACACGCCATCAACTACACCGAGGAAGACTTCGCCGCCGCTGTCCAGCGCATTACCGGCGGGCAGGGCTGCGATCTCGTCATTGAATCCGTCGGCGGCGCCGTGTTCGACAAAAGCCTCAAGTGCCTCAAGCCGCGCGGCATGCTGGTCACGCTCGGCGTCGCCAGCAAAGAGCCGCCCACGGTCAACGCCGTCCAGCTGCTCGCGAACAACTGGATCGTCGCCGGCTTCCACCTCATGGCCTACACCGCCGACGCGCCCGCCATGGCCTGCGCCATCCGCGATCTCCACACCTGGCTGATGGACGCCAAACTCGACATCATCGTCGGCCACGAATTCCCCCTGGCGGACGCCGCCTCGGCCCACCGCCAGATTTCCGCGCGCCAGACCTCCGGCAAGGTCGTGCTCATTCCCTGA
- a CDS encoding pyrimidine/purine nucleoside phosphorylase produces the protein MSESIPAQFDGVSIVCKANVYFDGKVASHTVLFPDGTKKTIGLIYPGAYTFNTAAAERMEIIAGSCRAKIAGEDAHQAYSAGASFDVPANASFEIEVEHGVAEYICSFL, from the coding sequence ATGTCCGAATCCATCCCCGCCCAGTTCGACGGCGTCAGCATCGTCTGCAAGGCCAACGTTTACTTCGACGGCAAGGTCGCCAGCCACACCGTGCTCTTTCCCGATGGAACGAAGAAGACCATCGGCCTCATCTATCCCGGCGCCTACACCTTCAATACCGCCGCCGCCGAGCGCATGGAAATCATCGCCGGGTCCTGCCGCGCAAAAATCGCCGGCGAAGACGCCCACCAGGCCTACAGCGCCGGCGCATCGTTCGACGTCCCCGCCAACGCCTCCTTCGAGATCGAAGTGGAGCACGGCGTCGCCGAGTACATCTGCTCCTTCCTGTAA